The Paeniglutamicibacter sulfureus genome includes a region encoding these proteins:
- a CDS encoding acetyl-CoA C-acyltransferase: protein MNDDLTPVIVGGARTPFGKFRGAVSALSATELGAHAISSALERSGVQAAQVNHVIMGQVILAGTGQGPARQAALKAGIGWEVPTVTINKLCLSGLTAVIDAARMIRAGEADFIVAAGQESMSNAPHLVRGMRTPLAIGDRPLEDSLNHDALADPFSGELMGSATESGTAKLGISRAAQDAFAARSHQRAAAARAHLDAEIAPVAIPQRRGGEIIVSTDEGVRADTTEEQLAALRPAFSTDPAATITAGSSSPLSDGAAAVVVASKGAARRAGLTWHCEIGAHGQTAGPDGQLHSQPSTSILAALAKEGMGVAELDLIEINEAFASVVLQSAKDLGVDPAKINLEGGAIALGHPVGASGARLVLHQAMELARRGSGTGVVSLCGGGGQGDALILRR from the coding sequence ATGAATGACGACCTGACTCCCGTGATTGTCGGGGGTGCACGTACGCCCTTTGGAAAGTTCCGCGGGGCCGTCTCCGCGTTGTCAGCCACCGAGCTAGGCGCCCACGCAATCTCCTCGGCACTGGAGCGCAGCGGGGTGCAGGCCGCCCAGGTCAACCACGTCATCATGGGCCAGGTCATCCTGGCGGGCACCGGCCAGGGCCCGGCCCGCCAGGCCGCCCTGAAGGCAGGCATCGGCTGGGAGGTCCCCACGGTGACGATCAACAAACTCTGCCTGTCGGGGCTGACCGCCGTCATCGACGCAGCCCGCATGATCCGGGCAGGCGAGGCCGACTTCATCGTCGCCGCCGGACAGGAGTCGATGTCCAATGCCCCGCACCTGGTCCGCGGCATGCGCACACCGTTGGCCATCGGCGACCGGCCGTTGGAGGATTCCCTGAACCACGACGCGTTGGCCGATCCGTTCAGCGGCGAGCTGATGGGCTCGGCCACCGAGAGCGGCACTGCCAAGCTGGGGATTTCGCGCGCCGCCCAAGACGCCTTTGCCGCCAGGTCGCACCAGCGCGCTGCGGCTGCGCGCGCGCACCTCGATGCCGAGATCGCGCCAGTGGCCATCCCGCAGCGGCGCGGGGGCGAGATCATCGTTTCCACCGACGAGGGCGTTCGCGCTGACACCACGGAAGAACAGCTTGCCGCACTGCGTCCGGCTTTCTCCACCGACCCCGCCGCCACCATTACGGCGGGTTCTTCCTCGCCGCTTTCGGACGGTGCCGCAGCCGTGGTGGTTGCCTCCAAGGGCGCCGCCCGTCGGGCAGGCCTGACATGGCACTGCGAGATCGGCGCCCACGGACAGACGGCCGGCCCGGACGGACAATTGCATTCCCAGCCCAGCACATCGATTCTCGCCGCCCTGGCCAAGGAGGGAATGGGAGTCGCGGAGCTGGACCTGATTGAAATCAATGAGGCCTTCGCGTCGGTTGTCCTGCAATCGGCGAAAGACCTCGGCGTGGATCCCGCCAAGATCAACCTGGAAGGCGGGGCCATTGCGCTGGGGCATCCCGTGGGTGCTTCCGGCGCGCGACTGGTCCTGCACCAGGCCATGGAACTGGCGCGGCGCGGTTCCGGCACGGGGGTGGTATCCCTGTGTGGAGGCGGCGGCCAGGGTGATGCCCTGATCCTGCGACGCTGA